Proteins co-encoded in one Aspergillus luchuensis IFO 4308 DNA, chromosome 6, nearly complete sequence genomic window:
- a CDS encoding uncharacterized protein (COG:S;~EggNog:ENOG410PJF1) → MSRPRAVRCDLWIEEDAKVNVDYLAHSWTYDEMWATRKHVRQINQHSLVRCRFENALWRAWLASTRQTIRMPAAFISWDKDSDITWLYGPLKSSRSPSPTPSEAPPAQAPRKPSLKRKPSIWGLSEESSMSNDSTDGKSLLGRFWSITIHSVPSIILSSRENWNKRRKCRVRFEEEVQQCQYARDGNTVSQYSYNYNYPYFLEEARLYGSYQCQQTIEPLPSTFLTGYETLPPANSDQYYSMSNFLEELDEVI, encoded by the exons ATGTCCCGACCCAGGGCTGTGCGCTGTGATCTCTGGATTGAAGAGGATGCCAAAGTCAATGTTGATTATCTTGCACATTCCTGGACGTATGATGAGATGTGGGCTACTAGAAAACATGTTCGCCAAATAAACCAGCATAGTCTTGTTAGATGTCGATTCGAAAATGCTCTTTGGAGAGCATGGCTGGCTTCTACCAGGCAAACCATTCGCATGCCAGCGGCGTTTATATCCTG GGACAAAGATAGCGACATTACCTGGCTCTACGGTCCACTAAAGTCTAGCAGAAGCCCCAGTCCAACACCGAGCGAGGCACCCCCGGCGCAAGCTCCTAGAAAGCCTTCTCTGAAGCGAAAGCCCAGCATTTGGGGACTTTCAGAAGAATCTTCAATGTCCAACGACTCTACAGATGGAAAGTCTCTGCTTGGCCGGTTCTGGAGCATAACCATCCATTCAGTCCCGAGT ATAATCCTCAGCTCACGCGAAAACTGGAACAAGCGAAGAAAATGCCGCGTCCGATTTGAAGAAGAGGTACAGCAATGCCAGTACGCTCGTGACGGAAACACAGTATCGCAATACAgctacaactacaactatCCTTATTTCTTGGAAGAGGCTCGACTGTACGGAAGCTATCAGTGCCAGCAGACAATCGAACCGCTACCGTCAACATTCCTCACTGGCTACGAAACGCTTCCCCCAGCAAACTCGGACCAGTATTATTCTATGTCAAATTTCCTTGAGGAGCTGGA TGAGGTGATATGA
- a CDS encoding glycoside hydrolase family 76 protein (CAZy:GH76;~COG:G;~EggNog:ENOG410PFRH;~InterPro:IPR005198,IPR008928,IPR014480;~PFAM:PF03663;~SECRETED:SignalP(1-22);~TransMembrane:1 (n10-18c22/23o423-446i);~go_function: GO:0008496 - mannan endo-1,6-alpha-mannosidase activity [Evidence IEA];~go_process: GO:0005975 - carbohydrate metabolic process [Evidence IEA];~go_process: GO:0016052 - carbohydrate catabolic process [Evidence IEA]) encodes MGFGRLSKYAAVFAGLVLGVSAIDFNINSTDTIKSASAIEFTNLLSTANFNGTVNPIYNTSYPEGMLYMSLIPYWNATGNTTYNEFITSRMHNHSESIFSGEWEEINVLTSDFVTWGLAAMAASEAGFPGSPANSSWLTWAKKVAYTMELVVSQGSVCNGGLYDDESQTHGTDFDWFSNGAYFQLISRVAYASEGDDQGTYAQYGASAWSWSEKTGMVNTTEWSVYDLVSNTTANASTCQAVDTARWSMAYGFYLSGAAYMYEATKSDIWMTRTEGLLNSTLDTFFVNDIMVEVGYSSASLGTAEQSKLSAYPFKGFLALCLASVANLIPDFAGRIVPLLADTAVAVAEQCDGTSNQTVCGSDWGSTSYNEDPSFENTWNAANIFASKLLAPDTSKSRNTPSSGNSTTSDTASKDGSGISNGAIAGAVVGAVAGAALIIAAVLFGLRKMKQKRIPVPTKEPDDIEYVKKDPAELAQKPYVPEMDNGVVTELPGKADASIPHEVDSAPVSELPVRANTMRYELA; translated from the exons ATGGGTTTCGGGCGATTAAGCAAATATGCAGCTGTTTTTGCGGGGTTAGTGCTAGGTGTTTCTGCTATTGATTTTAACATCAACAGCACCG ACACCATTAAATCCGCCTCCGCCATTGAGTTCACCAATCTCCTCAGCACCGCCAACTTCAATGGCACCGTCAACCCCATCTACAACACATCCTACCCAGAAGGCATGCTCTACATGTCCCTAATCCCCTACTGGAACGCGACCGGCAACACAACCTACAATGAGTTCATCACCTCGCGCATGCACAACCACTCCGAGAGCATCTTCAGTGGAGAATGGGAGGAAATCAACGTTCTGACAAGCGACTTCGTCACTTGGGGTCTTGCTGCAATGGCTGCGTCAGAGGCGGGCTTTCCGGGTAGTCCAGCCAACTCGTCATGGCTGACCTGGGCGAAGAAAGTCGCGTATACGATGGAACTGGTTGTTAGTCAGGGCTCGGTATGCAATGGTGGAttgtatgatgatgagagtCAAACGCATGGGACGGACTTCGATTGGTTCAGCAACGGGGCGTATTTCCAGCTTATATCGAGGGTGGCATATGCGAGTGAGGGCGATGACCAGGGGACGTATGCGCAATATGGCGCGAGTGCGTGGTCGTGGAGTGAGAAAACTGGCATGGTGAATACCACCGAGTGGTCGGTGTATGATCTGGTCTCAAATACGACGGCGAATGCGTCGACTTGTCAGGCTGTGGATACCGCGAGGTGGAGTATGGCGTATGGATTCTATTTGAGTGGTGCGGCCTATATGTATGAAGCG ACCAAATCTGACATATGGATGACACGGACCGAAGGACTCCTCAACAGCACGCTCGACACATTCTTCGTCAACGACATCATGGTAGAAGTGGGCTACAGCAGTGCCAGTCTAGGCACTGCGGAGCAGTCCAAGCTATCAGCTTACCCCTTCAAGGGATTCCTAGCGCTGTGCCTTGCATCCGTGGCAAACCTTATCCCGGATTTCGCCGGTCGGATTGTGCCGCTCCTAGCAGACACAGCTGTGGCGGTAGCCGAGCAATGCGATGGAACGAGTAATCAGACTGTCTGTGGTTCCGACTGGGGGTCGACTTCGTATAATGAAGATCCTTCGTTCGAGAATACCTGGAATGCTGCCAATATCTTCGCCTCGAAGTTGCTTGCGCCGGACACCTCCAAATCGAGAAATACCCCAAGTAGCGGCAATTCCACGACGAGTGATACAGCCAGCAAAGATGGAAGTGGCATTTCGAATGGCGCGATTGCTGGTGCCGTGGTTGGTGCGGTGGCAGGCGCGGCTTTGATTATTGCTGCGGTCTTGTTCGGTCTCCGGAAGATGAAACAGAAGAGGATCCCCGTCCCTACAAAGGAGCCGGATGACATTGAGTATGTCAAGAAGGACCCCGCGGAACTGGCGCAGAAGCCTTACGTCCCTGAGATGGATAATGGAGTTGTGACGGAACTACCGGGGAAGGCTGATGCGAGTATTCCTCATGAGGTGGATTCAGCGCCGGTGTCTGAGCTTCCAGTCAGAGCTAATACGATGCGTTATGAATTAGCATGA
- a CDS encoding uncharacterized protein (COG:S;~EggNog:ENOG410PXP7;~SECRETED:SignalP(1-27)), with the protein MASRSFSSQSLLTGFLLTLISSPFASAELTLASNPQTTSAPVETVSLIDASGIPITTANDPADNAWVIPLTGPASAPTGAAWGAQIQYNNDLAGILPVAFGTPTTTAKPTATATGKATSTTTATFVSAGSPGQKTETLDLEIAFSNTLLISQDTSLNITSTTNKTNSTTIPSLPVGLNLGLRNKWNGSVVLGGNYDSNRIYDEPHWQTTPETSAGNTSFIDTGMLDISAVILQLYTTPNATTSSEDAEYPFGGTSVQETSKSLPAMLDFNSEVLSVPDESWCARNISIVFNPDSESYPIFDIPVWDELVSKERCQVSSGKVVLGRPFFQAAYVYVNSAGDMYFSSITTDDVDVATKPFDLHVQLSEAVNGTESYGGENGTATGSGSDATGTSGAGRLGVEGLCGVVVGLGLLFLM; encoded by the coding sequence ATGGCATCACgctccttttcctcccagTCTCTCCTGACCGGCTTCCTCCTGACGCTCATTTCCTCGCCCTTCGCCTCCGCCGAACTCACTCTTGCTTCCAATCCCCAAACTACATCCGCCCCCGTCGAAACTGTCTCCCTCATCGATGCCAGCGGCATCCCTATCACCACTGCCAACGACCCCGCCGACAATGCCTGGGTCATCCCCTTGACCGGACCAGCCAGCGCTCCCACCGGCGCTGCCTGGGGCGCGCAAATCCAATACAACAACGACCTGGCTGGAATCCTCCCCGTCGCCTTTGgaacacccaccaccaccgccaaacCAACCGCAACAGCGACAGGAAAGgcgacatcaacaacaacagcaacgtTTGTGTCCGCCGGCTCACCCGGCCAAAAGACTGAGACTCTCGATCTCGAAATTGCGTTCAGCAACACACTCCTCATATCTCAAGACACAAGTCTAAACATAACCTCCACCACAAACAAAACCAACTCAAcgaccatcccctccctccccgtcGGCCTGAACCTCGGCCTCCGAAACAAATGGAACGGCTCCGTCGTACTGGGAGGCAACTACGACTCCAACCGCATCTACGACGAACCACACTGGCAAACCACCCCGGAAACCAGCGCCGGCAACACCAGCTTCATCGATACAGGCATGCTAGATATCAGCGCCGTCATACTCCAATTGTACACTACCCCCAACGCTACAACCAGCAGCGAAGACGCAGAATACCCATTCGGTGGTACTAGCGTGCAGGAAACGAGTAAATCGCTCCCCGCCATGCTGGACTTTAATTCTGAGGTCCTGTCCGTGCCGGATGAATCCTGGTGCGCACGGAACATCTCGATCGTGTTCAATCCGGATAGCGAGTCATATCCGATATTTGATATCCCAGTTTGGGACGAGCTGGTTTCCAAAGAGAGGTGTCAGGTGAGCAGTGGGAAGGTCGTGCTCGGAAGGCCGTTCTTCCAGGCGGCGTATGTTTATGTGAATTCGGCAGGCGATATGTATTTCAGTTCGATTACTACggatgatgtggatgttgcgACTAAGCCGTTTGATTTGCATGTACAGCTTTCAGAAGCGGTTAATGGCACTGAGAGTTATGGGGGAGAGAATGGAACGGCGACGGGGTCGGGAAGTGATGCGACGGGGACGTCGGGAGCGGGAAGGTTGGGTGTTGAGGGGCTTTGTGGGGTGGTCGTGGGGCTGGGGTTGTTATTTTTGATGTGA
- a CDS encoding putative extracelular serine carboxypeptidase (COG:O;~EggNog:ENOG410PHUB;~InterPro:IPR042269,IPR008758,IPR029058;~MEROPS:MER0093133;~PFAM:PF05577;~SECRETED:SignalP(1-17);~go_function: GO:0008236 - serine-type peptidase activity [Evidence IEA];~go_process: GO:0006508 - proteolysis [Evidence IEA]): MFLSLPLLGTLIASTVALDSSPLELRTPHLHQLSQLSKSHQASPNQESASFPVYNLSVPIDHFHNESRYEPHTNATFGLRYWLDTSHYQPGGPVFVIAAGETDGSDRIPFLSQGVVTQLAAAYNGVALILEHRYYGESYPFANLTTENIRFLTTEQALADYAYFASNIVFPGLEHLDLTAATTPWIAYGGSYAGAFVAFLRKLYPDLYWGAVSSSGVTEAIIDYWEYYEPIRLYGPSQCISTLQTSIDIVDRILIDHANNKTLAQQLKSAFGGSAANLGNQDFVSSLSYGLDSFQSRNWDKSIGTPLFRAFCNNITNSNLLYPETAEPISASVKQLVQIAGYDSSNTTLVNNFLNWIGFLSTSKVFTDSYSESSSSSVTNSTVPQPLTKDSGTSWNYQVCVEWGYFTTGSSVPSNIKPLISRLLDLPYLSSFCPNTFGIKTPPDVQRINKFGGFNFSYPRVAIIGGLADPWRDSTPLADGVDWQSRKSTDSEPIILLDIPAADVWDGVRGAVHHWDQNGLSAEQEKDGEKAPKEIVSVHKEVVRFVGVWLNEWKGKSFDVDETIYQTVL; encoded by the coding sequence ATGTTCCTTTCGCTTCCCCTTCTGGGGACCCTGATTGCCTCGACGGTTGCCCTGGACTCCAGTCCCCTGGAGTTGCGGACGCCACACCTGCACCAACTCAGCCAGCTCAGCAAGTCTCATCAGGCTTCTCCCAACCAGGAATCAGCAAGCTTTCCTGTGTACAATCTCTCCGTGCCCATAGACCACTTTCACAATGAATCGCGCTATGAGCCGCACACCAATGCCACCTTCGGCCTGCGCTATTGGCTTGACACCAGCCATTATCAGCCGGGAGGCCCTGTTTTCGTGATTGCTGCAGGCGAAACCGATGGAAGCGACCGtattcccttcctttcacAAGGCGTGGTTACTCAGTTAGCTGCAGCCTACAATGGAGTTGCCCTTATCCTCGAACATCGCTACTACGGCGAGAGTTACCCATTTGCCAACCTCACTACCGAGAACATTAGATTCTTGACCACCGAGCAGGCGCTCGCAGACTACGCTTACTTTGCCTCGAATATTGTCTTTCCCGGTCTGGAGCATCTCGATCTCACGGCAGCCACCACGCCATGGATCGCCTATGGTGGCTCCTATGCTGGTGCCTTTGTCGCATTCCTCCGCAAGCTCTATCCGGATCTCTATTGGGGCGCCGTGTCATCGTCCGGCGTCACGGAGGCCATCATCGACTATTGGGAATACTACGAGCCGATCAGACTGTATGGTCCATCGCAGTGTATCTCCACCCTGCAGACGTCAATCGATATCGTGGATCGTATTCTCATTGATCACGCCAACAATAAAACTCTGGCCCAGCAACTGAAATCCGCCTTTGGAGGCTCTGCGGCCAACCTCGGTAACCAAGACTttgtctcctccctctcttacGGTCTGGACTCATTCCAGTCCCGCAACTGGGACAAGTCTATCGGAACTCCTCTTTTCCGTGCTTTCTGTAACAACATCACCAATTCGAATCTGCTGTACCCCGAAACCGCCGAGCCCATCTCCGCATCAGTCAAGCAATTGGTCCAAATTGCAGGCTACGATTCCTCCAACACAACCCTGgtcaacaacttcctcaactGGATCGGATTCTTGAGTACCTCGAAGGTCTTCACCGACTCATACTCGgagtcctcatcatccagcgtCACGAATTCCACCGTTCCACAACCCCTCACTAAGGACTCCGGTACCAGCTGGAACTACCAGGTGTGCGTCGAATGGGGATACTTCACCACGGGCTCCTCGGTGCCTTCGAATATCAAGCCCCTTATCTCTCGTCTCCTTGACCTGCCCTATCTTTCATCCTTCTGCCCGAACACATTTGGTATCAAGACACCGCCAGATGTTCAGCGCATCAACAAATTCGGCGGGTTCAATTTCTCGTACCCACGCGTCGCGATAATTGGCGGGTTGGCAGATCCGTGGCGCGATTCGACACCACTGGCAGACGGAGTCGACTGGCAGAGTCGGAAGTCGACTGATAGCGAGCCTATTATTTTGTTGGATATCCCGGCGGCGGATGTGTGGGATGGTGTGAGAGGTGCAGTCCATCACTGGGACCAGAATGGGTTGTCGgcagagcaggagaaggatggcGAGAAGGCGCCTAAAGAGATCGTTAGTGTGCATAAGGAAGTGGTGAGGTTTGTGGGAGTGTGGCTAAATgaatggaagggaaaatcatttgatgtggatgagacTATTTATCAGACTGTTTTGTAG
- a CDS encoding FAD-dependent oxidoreductase (COG:T;~EggNog:ENOG410PHPN;~InterPro:IPR036188,IPR002938;~PFAM:PF01494;~go_function: GO:0071949 - FAD binding [Evidence IEA]): MSSPTVLIIGCGIAGPVLAILLKRKGYNPIVFEKVQALGDAGASLMIQPNGMKILNLIIPNRPFQTITPLQSLWHGTASGETLGHSTLPSSYVDRYTQPASGIKRSVLNLHLKTTLQEHGIPLYEGYQLENIHEHAHQVTAYFTNGESITGSFLIGCDGIKSSARKLLLSQKVGIAEGPPTFTGLVQVAGISKTPQSMAKRDISLSNWYGEGVHVVAYPISAEDISWAVTIPDTEGEDSTWRAATARTELDSLRGKLRESLSGFEDCVLEMVNTADRIISYGLFDRREVPAEQWFSDRVVLVGDAAHPTSPHLGQGANQAL; encoded by the exons ATGTCCTCTCCAACCGTCCTGATAATCGGCTGCGGCATCGCCGGCCCTGTCCTTGCCATACTACTAAAGCGCAAAGGCTACAACCCTATTGTATTCGAAAAGGTTCAAGCTCTTGGAGATGCCGGTGCATCATTGATGATACAGCCAAACGG AATGAAAATCCTCAACCTCATTATCCCCAATCGCCCGTTCCAAACCATAACAcccctccaatccctctGGCACGGGACAGCGTCCGGCGAAACACTCGGCCACTCTACTCTCCCCTCATCCTACGTGGATCGCTacacccagccagccagcggAATAAAGCGCAGCGTACTCAATCTCCACCTGAAGACCACCCTCCAGGAACACGGTATCCCACTGTACGAAGGATACCAGCTCGAGAACATCCACGAACACGCGCACCAAGTAACTGCATACTTCACCAACGGAGAATCAATCACAGGCTCATTCCTCATTGGCTGCGACGGAATCAAATCATCAGCGAGAAaactcctcctctcccagaaAGTAGGAATAGCCGAAGGCCCACCTACATTCACCGGGTTGGTTCAGGTAGCGGGGATATCTAAGACCCCTCAGTCCATGGCCAAGAGAGATATTTCCCTGAGTAACTGGTATGGCGAGGGCGTGCACGTTGTCGCATATCCTATCTCCGCTGAGGATATTTCCTGGGCGGTTACTATCCCAGATACAGAGGGGGAGGATAGTACGTGGCGGGCTGCTACTGCTAGAACCGAGCTGGATTCCCTACGAGGGAAGCTGAGAGAGAGTTTATCTGGCTTTGAAGACTGCGTTTTGGAAATGGTAAACACCGCAGATCGAATCATCTCGTATGGTCTGTTTGACCGCCGGGAGGTTCCTGCCGAACAGTGGTTTTCTGATCGTGTAGTATTGGTCGGTGATGCGGCGCATCCGACAAGTCCGCATTTGGGGCAGGGGGCAAATCAGGCTTTGTAA
- a CDS encoding CFEM domain-containing protein (InterPro:IPR008427;~PFAM:PF05730;~TransMembrane:1 (o235-256i)) yields the protein MNLQEAIRQLFSVKNQYSLSEDATSRSHLVAHKFREIPRCSLNCLYPQILSTCSHTDYTCLCTNLSIIAATTEFQSCFHQCPINPDQRLTPNSLLSLCDLFNFHPNLPEYMTANANLDRRAEFINDAQTIYSIVTTIYASTQSTSSTEASSPIITEVITVTDNSSTGITTQTIFSTETDSTTSDDDTATTTSEQPNVVTVTETRLVSTMRMTSVATQTSSSNSNNAEGLSTGAKAGIGVAVPIGVAIIALLIFAWFQKRRKRKQLAGDVSNSEESGQATTVQHAEGKDHSMTQNITTVLPEIDGAPLNESDSRPVHNSADRPVFELSTGSVRRPRRDEPQVESGAVGVDGLNAKQGCVGGEVASSASATLGEAPAELSSDGVRDGESTASVVAYERMSSSELQEELARVARSRERLQYLQTLEEREDMIRRVLAGHGEDNVSRAESRGEGGSG from the exons ATGAACCTGCAAGAAGCTATACGACAACTCTTCTCAGTCAAAAATCAATACTCACTCTCTGAAGATGCTACCTCTAGAAGCCACCTCGTCGCTCACAAGTTCCGCGAGATCCCCCGCTGCTCA TTAAACTGCCTTTATCCCCAGATTCTATCCACCTGCTCACATACCGACTACACATGCTTGTGCACCAACCTATCTATTATAGCAGCAACTACAGAATTCCAGTCATGTTTCCACCAATGTCCCATCAATCCCGACCAGCGAC TAACACCaaactccctcctctccctctgcgACCTCTTTAACTTCCATCCAAACCTCCCAGAATACATGACCGCAAACGCTAACCTCGACCGCCGAGCCGAGTTTATCAACGATGCGCAAACCATCTACTCCATCGTGACAACAATCTACGCTTCCACACAATCAACATCGTCAACCGAGGCTTCATCACCAATAATCACCGAGGTTATTACCGTGACAGATAATTCCAGCACCGGAATAACAACACAAACAATTTTCAGTACCGAAACCGACTCCACGACATCAGATGACGACACCGCTACAACTACATCCGAACAGCCCAACGTCGTAACAGTTACAGAAACTCGCCTCGTCTCAACAATGCGCATGACATCTGTGGCGACTcaaacatcttcatccaatAGCAATAATGCGGAAGGTTTGTCTACAGGCGCTAAGGCCGGGATTGGGGTTGCGGTGCCCATCGGCGTTGCTATCATTGCGCTTCTAATATTTGCTTGGTTCCAGAAgcgcaggaagaggaaacAACTGGCTGGTGATGTCAGTAACAGTGAGGAAAGCGGACAGGCCACAACGGTACAGCATGCGGAAGGGAAGGATCACAGTATGACTCAGAATATCACGACTGTACTCCCCGAGATCGACGGCGCACCGCTTAACGAATCTGATAGTCGGCCCGTACATAATTCGGCTGATCGGCCTGTATTCGAGCTAAGTACTGGCTCTGTTCGAAGGCCGAGGCGGGATGAGCCACAGGTTGAATCTGGAGCTGTCGGGGTAGATGGACTGAATGCTAAGCAAGgttgtgttggtggtgaagttGCATCGTCAGCCTCGGCTACGTTGGGTGAAGCGCCGGCTGAGCTATCTTCTGATGGCGTTCGAGATGGGGAGTCGACAGCATCAGTAGTAGCGTATGAGAGAATGAGTTCGTCAGAGTTACAGGAGGAATTGGCTAGAGTGGCGAGGAGTAGAGAGCGGTTACAATACTTACAGACTCtagaggaaagagaggacATGATCCGGAGGGTGCTTGCAGGTCATGGGGAGGATAATGTGTCGAGGGCCGAGAGtcggggagagggtggtagTGGGTGA
- a CDS encoding uncharacterized protein (COG:S;~EggNog:ENOG410PU0X;~TransMembrane:3 (n10-20c25/26o49-69i81-100o106-126i)) — protein sequence MASSSVSLKASAFSFVVLSVGHTLGGTQWTAEPAYRTIAGTKPWALGIVGWFQGSAFLFTTGILHYQWARNPRALQEPTNKAIAIILNAALWASSAWYFKHGINENGWAVGAAAAWQAWSVVRAWLKY from the exons ATGGCGTCGTCATCTGTCTCCCTTAAGGCCTCGGCCTTTTCATTCGTTGTTCTGTCGGTCGGACATACG CTCGGAGGCACACAATGGACCGCCGAACCAGCCTATCGCACCATCGCCGGCACCAAGCCCTGGGCTCTCGGCATCGTCGGCTGGTTCCAG GGAAGCGCCTTTCTCTTCACGACCG GCATCCTCCATTACCAATGGGCCCGCAACCCCCGAGCCCTCCAGGAACCTACTAACAAGGCCATCGCTATCATTCTCAATGCGGCGCTGTGGGCTAGCTCGGCCTGGTATTTCAAGCATGGTATCAATGAGAATGGATGGGCTGTCGGGGCTGCGGCTGCGTGGCAGGCTTGGTCGGTTGTGAGGGCTTGGTTGAAGTATTAG
- a CDS encoding uncharacterized protein (COG:Q;~EggNog:ENOG410PIQH;~InterPro:IPR036188), translated as MHEVTFGKGQQYVGEAGANWVHGTGGPEAHVNPIILALKASLRTLTSDVENATVYHQTGEIPPELLVNALEAVSEADSKVLADAGIRLHHHLEDRTYRAALRRQGWNPKETNQYGNWPTIWHLTRSQQPRRKKLPRSIPQ; from the exons ATGCACGAGGTTACCTTTGGCAAAGGGCAACAATATGTAGGGGAGGCTGGGGCTAACTGG GTACACGGAACTGGAGGACCCGAAGCACATGTGAATCCCATTATTTTG GCTCTCAAAGCCAGCCTCCGCACACT AACCAGTGACGTTGAGAATGCCACGGTATACCACCAGACGGGCGAAATACCACCCGAGCTCCTGGTCAACGCACTGGAAGCTGTCAGCGAAGCCGACTCCAAGGTCCTCGCCGACGCTGGAATCcgacttcaccaccacctcgaaGACCGCACATACCGTGCGGCCCTTCGGCGGCAGGGATGGAACCCGAAAGAGACAAATCAGTACGGCAACTGGCCGACTATCTGGCATTTGACTCGGTCACAGCAGCCAAGGCGGAAGAAACTTCCGAGATCTATACCGCAGTAA
- a CDS encoding uncharacterized protein (COG:Q;~EggNog:ENOG410PIQH;~InterPro:IPR002937,IPR036188;~go_function: GO:0016491 - oxidoreductase activity [Evidence IEA];~go_process: GO:0055114 - oxidation-reduction process [Evidence IEA]) codes for MEVLHMIFGDEAVPEPIDIYYARWTQKPWSYGSYSNWPPAVSAQTHQNLRANVGRVLFAGEATSPNFSGFLHGAYYEGKRAAKSITSCLYGPGWNDCDPDRGRDGATLFLEFA; via the exons ATGGAAGTGTTGCACATGATCTTTGGGGACGAGGCCGTTCCGGAACCGATAGACATTTACTATGCGAGGTGGACGCAGAAGCCTTG GTCGTACGGCTCGTACTCGAATTGGCCACCCGCAGTATCTGCCCAGACGCATCAGAATCTCCGAGCGAATGTTGGACGGGTTTTGTTTGCTGGAGAGGCTACAAGCCCAAACTTCTCGGGCTTTCTGCATGGTGCGTACTATGAAGGAAAGCGTGCGGCGAAGTCCATTACTTCGTGTCTCTACGGTCCGGGATGGAATGACTGTGATCCTGATAGAGGAAGGGATGGGGCTACTTTATTTCTTGAGTTCGCCTAA
- a CDS encoding retropepsin-like aspartic protease (InterPro:IPR021109) encodes MLNVLPLHSSYDLADTSSHMTVMGRSLCLSTAFRFVFSVPEPLGLWRYQHTSHHYTTQPSVISPHTFHKRPSSEESYKSPSSSSSGSSGMRLGNAKSVDWLAVYRHGFSQGTSRTTSTGDSTHCTNSQPIGCRSDAFAEGFGGGRSVSLSSTMKISLKTGQPAEIVRGDADKSDRFIRLGFLMTEDLQKKPVLIAMDTMAEVSIMRKGIFDKLGLPLHHFSMDIVPLQTRSAETPIRPIGLVRHVDWHFALAPRTYTTEFLVVDTDQYDVLIGEREIKRYHLLHLGADIPDVVVRPLEKHG; translated from the exons ATGTTGAACGTATTGCCTCTTCACTCAAGCTATG ACCTTGCAGATACATCGAGTCACATGACCGTTATGGGCCGTTCACTCTGCTTATCAACTGCCTTTCGCTTCGTCTTCAGCGTTCCAGAGCCGCTCGGGTTGTGGCGCTACCAGCACACCTCCCATCATTATACAACTCAGCCCAGTGTCATATCACCTCATACTTTCCACAAGCGCCCTTCTTCAGAGGAGTCATATAaatcaccatcttcttctagtTCAGGATCTTCAGGGATGCGTTTGGGAAATGCTAAAAGTGTGGACTGGCTAGCTGTTTATCGTCACGGGTTTTCCCAGGGAACTAGCCGCACTACGTCAACAGGCGACAGCACACATTGCACAAACTCACAGCCCATAGGATGTCGGTCAGACGCTTTCGCTGAAGGCTTCGGTGGTGGACGCAGCGTGAGCCTCTCCTCGACCATGAAGATATCCTTGAAGACTGGTCAGCCTGCGGAAATAGTCCGTGGGGATGCCGATAAAAGTGACAGATTCATACGCCTTGGCTTCCTAATGACCGAAGACCTACAGAAGAAGCCCGTTTTAATTGCAATGGATACTATGGCTGAAGTGAGTATAATGCGCAAGGGCATTTTCGACAAGTTAGGCCTGCCACTGCACCATTTCTCGATGGACATAGTTCCGTTGCAGACGAGATCTGCCGAAACACCAATCCGACCAATCGGCCTTGTCCGTCATGTTGACTGGCACTTTGCTCTTGCCCCTCGGACTTACACGACAGAATTTCTTGTTGTGGACACGGACCAGTATGATGTCCTCATTGGTGAACGGGAAATCAAGAGGTACCATCTTCTACATCTGGGTGCTGACATCCCCGATGTGGTCGTACGGCCTTTGGAAAAGCATGGTTAA